In the genome of Gallus gallus isolate bGalGal1 chromosome 21, bGalGal1.mat.broiler.GRCg7b, whole genome shotgun sequence, one region contains:
- the LZIC gene encoding protein LZIC isoform X2 has translation MASRGTTETSKLKQNLEEQLDRLMQQLQDLEECREELDADEYEETKKETLEQLSEINDSLKKIMSGDMTLVDELSGMQLAIQAAISQAFKTPEVIRMFAKKQPRQLRTRLAEMDRDLMVGKLGRDLYTQQKVEILTALRKLGEKLTQDDETFLSANAGAALSQFEKVSSDLGSGDKVFALASFEVEKAKQ, from the exons ATGGCTTCAAGAGGAACGACAGAGACCagtaaactgaaacaaaacttgGAAGAGCAGTTGGACAGGTTAATGCAGCAGCTTCAAgatctggaggaatgcag AGAGGAGCTAGATGCAGATGAGTATGAAGAGACCAAGAAAGAAACTCTAGAACAGCTGAGTGAGATCAATGACTCACTGAAGAAGATTATGTCTGGAGATATGACGTTGGTGGATGAGCTCAGCGGCATGCAACTG gCAATACAGGCAGCCATCAGCCAAGCATTTAAAACTCCAGAAGTAATTAGAATGTTTGCAAAGAAACAACCAAGGCAATTGAGGACAAGGTTGGCAGAG ATGGACCGAGACTTAATGGTCGGGAAGTTGGGACGAGACCTGTACACACAACAGAAAGTTGAAATCCTGACTGCCCTCAGGAAGCTTGGTGAGAAG ctGACACAAGATGATGAGACCTTCTTGTCAGCAAATGCAGGTGCAGCCCTGAGCCAGTTTGAGAAAGTCTCCTCTGACCTCG gATCAGGAGACAAAGTCTTCGCTCTAGCAAGCTTTGAAgtagagaaagcaaagcaatga
- the NMNAT1 gene encoding nicotinamide/nicotinic acid mononucleotide adenylyltransferase 1, which translates to MAMEDPDRKTEVVLLACGSFNPITNMHLRLFELAKDYLHETGKYKVIKGIISPVGDAYKKKGLISADHRVTMAKLATNNSDWVEVDDWESSQSEWLETVKVLRHHHEKLSSPDPTVSLQNALPLTKPGRKRKQEPNRHDPIKKKNQSPDGKNVPQVKLLCGSDVLESFGIPNLWKLEDITEIIQNYGLVCISRAGNSTQKFIYESDILWKYKNNIHLVEEWITNDISSTKIRRALRRGQSIRYLVPDVVRAYIEKNDLYSLESEDRNAGVTLAPLQKNASDSKN; encoded by the exons ATGGCTATGGAAGATCCcgacaggaaaacagaagtagtGCTGCTGGCCTGTGGGTCCTTCAATCCCATTACCAACATGCATCTGAGGCTATTTGAGCTGGCTAAAGACTACCTCCATGAGACAG GAAAATACAAAGTAATCAAAGGAATAATTTCACCAGTAGGCGATGCATATAAGAAGAAGGGTCTGATCAGTGCTGATCACCGAGTAACTATGGCAAAATTAGCTACCAACAACTCAGACTGGGTGGAAGTTGATGACTGGGAAAGCAGCCAGAGTGAGTGGCTGGAAACAGTAAAAGTTTTAAG GCACCATCATGAAAAGCTTTCATCCCCTGATCCTACTGTTAGTCTGCAGAATGCTTTACCTTTAACAAAGCCAGGACGGAAGAGGAAACAAGAACCAAATAGGCACGACcccattaagaagaaaaatcagagtCCAGATGGAAAAA aTGTCCCACAGGTTAAACTGCTTTGTGGAAGCGACGTGCTGGAATCCTTTGGGATCCCCAATCTGTGGAAGTTGGAGGACATCACTGAAATTATACAAAATTATGGCCTTGTATGCATCAGTAGGGCTGGAAACAGCACTCAGAAATTCATCTATGAATCTGATATTCTGTGGAAATACAAGAATAACATTCACCTCGTGGAAGAATGGATCACAAATGACATTTCCTCCACCAAAATCAGGAGAGCACTGCGAAGAGGCCAGAGCATTCGTTACCTAGTGCCTGATGTGGTTCGGGCATACATAGAGAAAAATGATCTGTATAGTCTAGAGAGTGAAGACAGGAATGCTGGGGTTACCTTGGCTCCCTTACAGAAAAATGCAAGTGATTCTAAGAACTAG
- the RBP7 gene encoding retinoid-binding protein 7 produces the protein MPVDFSGTWNLVSNDNFEGYMTALGIDFATRKIAKMLKPQKVIKQDGDLFSIHTTSTFRDYMLQFKIGEEFEEDNKGLDNRKCKSLVTWDNDKLICVQAGEKKNRGWTHWLEGDDLHLELRCENQVCKQVFKKA, from the exons ATGCCTGTGGATTTCAGTGGAACCTGGAACCTTGTCAGTAATGACAACTTCGAAGGCTACATGACAGCTTTAG GTATTGACTTTGCAACACGCAAGATAGCAAAAATGCTGAAGCCTCAGAAAGTGATTAAACAGGATGGAGATTTATTTTCCATCCATACCACAAGCACATTCAGAGACTATATGCTCCAATTTAAAATTGGTGAAGAGTTTGAAGAAGACAACAAAGGCCTGGATAACAGAAAATGCAAG aGCCTGGTTACCTGGGACAATGACAAACTTATCTGTGTCCAGGCTGGGGAGAAGAAGAACAGGGGCTGGACTCACTGGCTCGAAGGAGATGACCTCCATTTG gaGCTTCGTTGTGAGAATCAAGTATGTAAGCAAGTATTCAAGAAAGCTTAA